A single region of the Mustela lutreola isolate mMusLut2 chromosome 2, mMusLut2.pri, whole genome shotgun sequence genome encodes:
- the DNAJB8 gene encoding dnaJ homolog subfamily B member 8 produces MANYYEVLGVQSSASPEDIKKAYRKLALRWHPDKNPDNKEEAEKKFKQVSEAYEVLSDSKKRSVYDRAGCDSWRAGGGASTHYSSPFDTGYTFRNPEDIFREFFGGLDPFSFDFWDVPFNSDRAGRGHGLRGAFSAGFGEFPAFMEAFSSFDTLGRAGGGGANRATFSSTSFGGSGAGSSGFKSVMSSTEMVNGHKVTTKRIVENGQERVEVEEDGQLRSVTINGKEQLKRVDNK; encoded by the coding sequence ATGGCCAACTACTACGAAGTGCTGGGGGTGCAGTCGAGTGCTTCCCCAGAGGACATCAAGAAGGCCTACCGCAAGCTGGCCTTGCGCTGGCACCCCGACAAGAACCCCGACAACAAGGAGGAGGCTGAGAAGAAGTTCAAGCAGGTGTCTGAGGCTTATGAGGTCCTGTCCGACTCCAAGAAGCGCTCTGTGTATGACCGCGCGGGCTGCGACAGCTGGCGGGCCGGTGGCGGGGCCAGCACTCACTACAGCAGCCCCTTCGACACAGGCTACACCTTCCGGAACCCTGAGGACATTTTCCGCGAGTTTTTCGGAGGCCTAGACCCCTTCTCATTTGACTTCTGGGACGTCCCTTTCAACAGTGACCGCGCGGGCCGGGGCCATGGCCTGAGGGGGGCCTTCTCTGCAGGCTTCGGCGAGTTCCCGGCCTTCATGGAAGCCTTCTCATCCTTCGACACCCTGGGCCGGGCCGGAGGTGGCGGGGCCAACCGTGCCACCTTCTCATCCACGTCCTTCGGCGGCTCGGGCGCCGGCAGCTCCGGCTTCAAGTCGGTGATGTCGTCCACCGAGATGGTCAACGGGCACAAGGTCACGACCAAGCGCATCGTGGAGAACGGGCAGGAGCGCGTGGAAGTGGAGGAGGACGGGCAGCTCAGGTCGGTGACCATCAACGGCAAGGAGCAGCTCAAGCGGGTGGATAACAAGTGA